The following proteins are encoded in a genomic region of Cryptomeria japonica chromosome 11, Sugi_1.0, whole genome shotgun sequence:
- the LOC131860364 gene encoding putative Myb family transcription factor At1g14600: MENEEGREILIFGKRIRVGGENNGSVSHENGNEKGEKRKYIKSLMPSNRWTSDLHDSFLRAVQQLGGPNKAFRKQLVELMGVEGLTHPQVKSHLQGYRCKLQKPTYKLPQSNAALVAAKDCKIDDFDFDLRTCRLIVLKKLLL; the protein is encoded by the exons atggagaatgaagaaGGAAGAGAGATTCTTATTTTTGGTAAAAGGATTCGAGTAGGAGGAGAGAACAATGGGTCTGTTTCTCATGAGAATGGAAATGAGAaaggagaaaagaggaagtacattAAATCTTTAATGCCCAGTAATCGTTGGACCTCTGATTTGCATGATAGTTTTCTTCGAGCAGTGCAACAACTTGGAGGTCCCAACA AAGCATTCCGCAAACAACTTGTAGAGCTCATGGGTGTTGAAGGGCTTACCCACCCTCAAGTGAAAAGCCATCTACAG GGATATAGATGTAAACTTCAAAAGCCAACATACAAGCTTCCTCAATCAAATGCAG CTTTAGTGGCTGCAAAGGACTGCaaaattgatgattttgattttgatttgagaaCTTGTAGGTTAATCGTACTGAAAAAACTCTTATTATAA